TGTAAAACTAATTGGcaataataacttaaaagaTCGCAACTTTAGAAACAAATCATCACAGAATTAACAACAGTATCTCAACCATACGTGCTTGAAACAAAGAGACCACAAGAGCCAAACACAAATCAAATCCCATAGGCAGGTTTCATTCATTATTGTACATAGATTGATAAGAAAGTTGTAATGGAGACATCAAATGGCAGAACCTGATACATCTTTTGCTTCAGTCCTTCCTGTGATGGCGTTTCCTGCTCTTCTTCTCATACCTCTTAGAAGAACCCCTCCCAACACGTGAATCATTATCACCCGAGACATCAGAGTCAGAAGAAGCTGCCACTTTGTTCCTGCGCTTCTGCCTTGTACCACTTGCATCATCCTCAGATGACTCCGAATCATCAGAACGGTTACGCCTgctcctccttctcctcttctcctTCCTACTCTTTCTCTTAACACTTCTCTCTTCATCAGAAGACTCATCAGAATCAtcatctctctttcttcccCTCCTCTCCTTCCTTCTCTTACTCcttccttcttcctcctcctcagaCTCACTCACACTCCTCCTCTTATGCGTCCTCCGCTTCTTcgacctcctcctcctcttcctatCTCCAGGATCAGAATCAGACTCAGACTCATcacgcttcttcttcttcttaacacTACTACTACTGCCACTACCCTTCTTCTTCCCATACCTCTCAGCAATAATCTTCTCAATCTCAGAATCAACATCAGAATCCTCACTCtcactctcctcctcctcctcactACTCTCTACCTCCTCAACCTCACCTCTCCCAGCACACCTCCTAACCTTCTCCAACCCCGCCATAACAGCAGCTTCAATCTCACCACCATCCTTCTCCTTATCCTCCTTCGTACTCAAAAAGTTCCTACACTGATACGTCAAGTGCCCAACACGCCCACACTTCTTACAAGACCCGCGAGCCTCGTCGTTGTTGGATCCAGTGATGCGCGCTAGAGCCAAAAGACCCTGGAAGCTCGCGTAAGAGTTCTCAGGGTCATCGGTCTTCTGCTGAGTCGTCTTCGGCTCTTCTTTGGCCGTTGGCGCGTAGGGATCGTAACCGATCGCGCTCTGCCATATGCCGTGAGTCTGAAGCGCCGCGCTGCTGTGGACACGGTTGTTCGCAGGCATGCGAACTCTTCCCGCGGTGGCCGGCATCTTCAAGAAACCCTAAAGAATCTCAAAACCTAATTAACCAATCAATTTTCGAATTAGAGATTCGATTACACGAAATCTAGGGTTTCGAAATACTATCTGTAGATCCTAGGGTTTCAAATGAATTAAGATTCTATGAAGAACATAAAGAGAAGAGGATATTGCTTACCGGATTAGATCGGAAGTAATcgccggagagagagagagagacggagcTTTGGTTCTTTCCTCTCTTATCGTGTGATTGAGAGAATAAAAGAGGCGAAAAGTCTGAGGGTGAATTAATAAAAGATCGGGAGAGAATGGGAACCGACTTCAGCTTTTACTAGTTTGCATCTACACCCCTAATCTTtgtatcttttcaaaatttatccATGTATGACAttggttaaattttaaattcatctGTTTCGACTTTTGATGGGCTCAGCTACAATGGCGCTTTGTTCTGATTTTATTCCTTTATGGGCCTGATATCTAATAGCTAACAAGAcactaaaaacaattaaaaaaaatatcaaaatca
The sequence above is a segment of the Brassica oleracea var. oleracea cultivar TO1000 unplaced genomic scaffold, BOL UnpScaffold01765, whole genome shotgun sequence genome. Coding sequences within it:
- the LOC106321486 gene encoding CAX-interacting protein 4-like: MPATAGRVRMPANNRVHSSAALQTHGIWQSAIGYDPYAPTAKEEPKTTQQKTDDPENSYASFQGLLALARITGSNNDEARGSCKKCGRVGHLTYQCRNFLSTKEDKEKDGGEIEAAVMAGLEKVRRCAGRGEVEEVESSEEEEESESEDSDVDSEIEKIIAERYGKKKGSGSSSSVKKKKKRDESESDSDPGDRKRRRRSKKRRTHKRRSVSESEEEEEGRSKRRKERRGRKRDDDSDESSDEERSVKRKSRKEKRRRRSRRNRSDDSESSEDDASGTRQKRRNKVAASSDSDVSGDNDSRVGRGSSKRYEKKSRKRHHRKD